The Bacillota bacterium genome window below encodes:
- a CDS encoding amidohydrolase family protein yields MSPGYDAAPEPLVLAGGTVITGDGSTVIDEASVVVAGRLIADVVPGKLDHARAWDLSGCYVFPGLINHHTHGCTFGPLYPSAAPALDEDAVLRNLDRHLLAGTTTILNLDGFALPEEVTRAQDLHPVNIKSASSHTPLNLRAAELADGSGLTPRHRQARVEAMVQAGAVAVGEIGGGHTLGGGGQEYLYIPRAVKQATGVDISPRLARKLKVAVLGRHVDPGSYDPEALKRAMTEAGLESRISPERLRVLIAESVLPSFQVAIDGFREAAEVARGLGLPLVVHNSAPSKQAVLALAKEGFRFIAAHCNHDTFELQEALEVARRLRSLGVLVDVATFDSFGGSADPSPPEYFFAFLESGLVDLLSTDYAGGSFDPIWAGIRAAVQKRVITLPRAVALATSNVADAFPLLAPGRGTIARGKVADLVAVDKEDLGRFRLVMIGGKVVVWQGSKVSGLGDWTESR; encoded by the coding sequence ATGAGTCCGGGGTATGATGCCGCGCCGGAGCCTTTGGTCCTGGCGGGCGGGACGGTGATAACCGGCGACGGATCGACGGTGATTGATGAAGCGTCGGTCGTAGTGGCGGGTCGACTGATCGCCGATGTGGTGCCGGGCAAGCTGGATCACGCACGAGCTTGGGATCTGAGCGGGTGCTACGTCTTTCCGGGCCTCATCAATCACCACACCCACGGGTGCACCTTCGGTCCCCTGTACCCCAGCGCCGCGCCGGCTCTTGATGAGGATGCGGTGTTGCGAAATCTAGACCGCCACCTTCTGGCGGGCACGACTACGATCCTTAACCTGGATGGGTTTGCCCTGCCCGAGGAGGTAACGCGGGCCCAGGATCTGCATCCGGTAAACATAAAAAGCGCCTCCTCCCACACGCCCCTTAACCTGCGCGCCGCAGAACTGGCGGACGGCTCTGGTCTTACTCCTCGCCACCGGCAGGCTCGGGTGGAGGCGATGGTGCAGGCCGGAGCGGTCGCGGTGGGGGAGATAGGCGGGGGCCACACCCTTGGCGGGGGCGGCCAGGAATACCTGTACATTCCCCGCGCCGTCAAGCAGGCGACAGGGGTTGATATCAGCCCCCGCCTGGCTCGGAAACTTAAGGTTGCCGTGCTTGGCCGCCACGTTGACCCCGGCAGTTACGACCCCGAGGCCCTCAAACGCGCCATGACGGAGGCCGGGCTGGAAAGCCGCATATCGCCCGAGCGTCTGCGGGTCCTGATAGCTGAGAGCGTGCTGCCATCTTTCCAGGTGGCCATCGACGGGTTCAGGGAGGCGGCAGAGGTAGCAAGGGGCCTCGGCCTCCCTTTGGTGGTGCACAACTCTGCTCCCTCCAAACAGGCAGTCTTGGCCTTGGCCAAGGAAGGGTTCCGCTTCATCGCTGCACATTGCAACCATGATACTTTCGAACTCCAAGAAGCTTTGGAAGTGGCACGCCGCCTGCGTAGCCTGGGGGTGCTCGTGGATGTGGCTACATTTGACTCGTTTGGAGGAAGCGCGGACCCATCCCCGCCGGAGTACTTCTTCGCCTTCCTGGAGTCCGGTCTGGTCGACCTGCTCTCTACGGACTATGCGGGGGGATCGTTCGACCCCATATGGGCGGGGATCAGGGCTGCGGTCCAGAAGCGGGTTATTACGCTTCCGAGGGCGGTCGCCTTGGCCACATCCAACGTGGCGGATGCTTTCCCGCTTCTGGCCCCCGGCCGGGGGACCATCGCTCGTGGAAAGGTGGCTGACTTGGTGGCGGTGGACAAAGAGGACTTGGGGCGCTTCCGTCTGGTGATGATCGGCGGAAAGGTGGTGGTGTGGCAGGGAAGCAAGGTTTCCGGTTTGGGGGATTGGACGGAGTCCAGGTAA